The nucleotide sequence CAAGCTCGTCTTTGAAGCCTTTACGGTGACGCCGACCATCTTTGTGCAGTCCACGGCCGAGAATGTGTGTCTGCCCTTCAAGGTGAACGTGACCTCCGATGGGCAGCCGCTGGAAGGCGCAACCGTGGCCTTTACCGTAAGCACCCTGTCCGCGGGCATGAAAGATCTGGGCGAGGTCCTGGCCGCTTCCACCAAATCGAACAGTGCCGGTGTGGTCGAGGGCACATACTGTTCGGGTGAAAGCGAAGGCTCCATTGTGATCGCAGCCGAGCTGAGTGGGATCATCACCAACTCGGAAACCATTCGCGTAACCGTAAAGCCGATCTATAAGCTGAGTTACGAAAGAACCGATGCCGATCCCCTTTTGGGCCCCACGGAAAGTCTGGAGGACAAGGACGCGATCTATCTGAACCTGATTGATTCCGGGCCCCAGGACTGCACGAGCGTTTATTTCAAACTGACCAAGGCCAATAAACCCGTCACAGGCACGAAGGTCGCTTTCCGCTCGCAGATCGATTTTCCCGCCGGCGCGAAATTCGCGAAAAAAGCCGATGCTGCGAAGACGGCGATCGATCCCCTCACCAATAAGAAATACCTCAGCTATGAAACCTTCACCAATGGTTCGGGTGAAGCCGCGGTTCCAGTCTGCGCCGGTGTCTTCCTTGGCAGTCTGGATGTGGCTGTAAACTTTGTGGACGAGGAAAGCCGCCGCTACGAAGCCCATGCCCCTGTCGTCCGCATCGTCGGCGGGCTCACCAACTGGATCAATATGTCCCTCATGTTCGATGAAGACAATGGCCGGACCCTGCGCGCCTACTTCAACACCAACAGTAAATACGAACTGCCCATCACAGCCAACGTCGGCTCGCGCATGGACGGGATGCCCATCAAGCAGTATCCGCTGATGGTGGCCATGGAAACCGGGCGCGTGACCCTGGAAAATGGGGGTGTGATCGATCCCGAAACAGGCAGCGTCAAATTCAAGGTTCAGGCCCTGCACCTTGTCGATAACTACCCCTACCAGGTCTATCCCTTCGATGATGTGACGCTGGCCCAGACCCGTTGCCATCCTCAGAAGATCGCGGAGTGGGGCCAGGCCAATGGCAAGGCCAACGTGAATTATACCGAAATCGCCAAGAACTGGCGGTCGACGCTCGTCTATTACACTCGCGGTCAGGAGCATTATAACGACGCCAACAGCAATGGAAAATACGATGAAGGCGGCGATGGCTTCTGGGACAGAAACCAGAACGGCTTTTATGATACCGAAGATGTGCTGACCTATGATGCCGGCAACGACGGAAAACTGGATCGCCGGGGCGAATGGTTCATCGATCTCCCTACGCCCTTCATTGATGTCGATGAAGATCGCTCGTTCAATCCCAGCATCGACATTCTGATCGGTGAAAAATACGAAGCGCCGAACGGCAAGCGGGATTCCGACACCACCGATTGGAAGTACGAAGTCCTGCCGATCTCCATGGGGCCTTCACCCTATTCCCTGCAGCATTATCAGATCAAGAGCAGCGACTACACCTTCACAGAAGACGTTGCGGCCTTGCCATGGGGCAACTACAACGTCTTCGGGGTGAAGGGCATCCTCAACGCTTCGGATTTCTGGACTGCTTTGAATCAGTATTCCAACTCGTCGACCTGGAAGTTCGCGATCTATGCCCATGACCTTTGCGGTTCGCTGCTCCCAGGCGGCACGAAATTGTCGCTTTGGCTGGAGCAGATCAACTTCGATCAGAATGTGGATCTCGCCTATGCGCGTTTTCCCGCGATCAACTTCGTTTCGCCACCCGAAGATTATTATCTGGAGCCGACCCGCAGGCTCTTCAAGCAGTCCAACCTTGAGCGCAGCAATGCCAGCGAGAAGACGGAAGCCATACTGAACTTCAATGCCGTGGATCACCCGTCCCGTGATTATGGATATCCCGTCATGGGTACTGTCACGGTTCCGCAGTGCTCACGCCCCTGCAGCGGCGCTGTGAATCCCACCGATCCCGGGCACTTCTGCCTGGGCTGGTCGGGTTATATCCGCCTGGGCATCACGGAGCCGGGCCTGGGTTCGGGCCTTGACGCCACCAACACGACGATCTCGACCTATCTGGAATTGCCCCGCATCAACGCCTGCAAATGCGTCGTCGGAGCCTCGCAGTCCACGAACGGGGCTTCCTGCGAATGCCCGGTTGGCAAGACCTTTGATACGGCGACGCTGACCTGTGTGTGAGGGAAAGGCCCGGTGACTGCCGGGTTTCCTCCAAGTATTTCAGAGGGATGGAATTTTTGCTCCGATTTCGGTTCATTTTCCATAAAGGTTCGGGATCGATGGCCGATAGATTGGGAAGCTGTTGTCTAGCTTGAGGAAAGCCAAACCATGAGCCGCTGTGAATTTCGATGGATCAACGACCGAACCCTGAAGATCTCAGGGACTATCGACGAGAATTTCTCGATAGACGAGGAGTTGCCAAAGTTCAAAGAGGAAGTCTGGATCGACTTGCGCGACGTGGCTCGTATCAACAGCTGCGGCGTGCGGGAATGGATTAAAGCGATTGTGAAGAACCAATCGAAGATTCATTACATCAACTGTTCATCCGTGATCGTTACCCAGTTTTCCATGATACCCGAGTTCATCGGTCGCCACGGTGTGGTGGAATCCTTTGAAACTCAGTTCGTGTGCCCCAGCTGCGGACACGAAGACAGCATGATCCTGGTCGTCGGCAAAGACATCCAGGCCGGTCTGGAATCGTATATGGAAAGCCCTGAGATGAAGTGTTCCGAATGCGGCGAGCAGATGGAATGCGACCATAATCCTGAGCTTTATTTCTCGTTCCTGTCCGAAGTCGCCTGATCCGGACGAACCCATCCGTGGACTGCCTCTGGTGCTTTAGCCCCAGGGGCATTCGCTTTTTCGGGGTCTTTCAGCTCGCGTCCTTGGTGGAATCCTCGAGCACAAGACCGCGATGGTAATCCTTGACCAGTTTGCCGCGCGGTGTGAAGTTGAGCTTTTTCGAAAGGAATTCCTGCGCCCGGTCTTCGCCCAGGGCGGTCCGGTAGATATTGATCAGGCAGTAGTCCGAGCGGCTGATTTTCTCGGCGGCCGCAAGGCTGGCCTCCATTTTCTTGATCTCGTCCATCCGATCCTGCTCGGCCTTTTCGCTGATCTGCGGCTCGGATTTCAGCGCGATGGGCTCGCCGGAATTGATGGCCGCGACGATCCGCGTTTTCAGGCTTTTGGCCTTGTTCATCCTCTGCTGGTTCTGGCTGCGCTCGGCTTCGGAAAGGGCCTGCAGAGCGTCCTCCAGACGGTTGGAACGGGCGAGGCCGAGGCCCAAATTGTAATGGATCAAAGCCTTCATCTCCTGCTGATTCTCGGGCAGGGATTCCAGCGTTTTTTTATAGAGATCGACGCCTTCCTGGAAGTTCCCGACCCGGATCAGCGAGACCGCGCGGTTGTTCATGAACGCCATCACTTCCTTATAGGATTTCAGGCGGCTCAAAAGCTTTCTGGCGGTATCCGTATGCCCCTGTTTGATCGCACCCTTGGCGGCCGTTTCAAGCACTTCGGTGGACTCGTCGTCCATGGCCTGGGCCTTGTTCATGACCTGATCGAAGGCCTGGTCGTTGCCCTGCTCCAGGTGACATTCGGCAAGGCTGCAAAGATGGGAAACATTCAAAGGTGAAATGAACGAGACGTTGGCGAGGCAGCGAACCGCGGCATCGAAATCCCGCAGCTTCATCAGGGATTTGCCCAGGATCTCCATGGCCTCGCGGGAACTTCCACCCAGGCGCATGGCCTCCAGCGCATATTTTTTCGCATGCAGGAAGCAGCCCGAATCAAAGGCGATATGGGCTTCCATCAGCTGCTTTTCCGCATCCATGAGCGCCGGCAGGTTGAAGTAAAGGGCCTTCAGTTTCTTGGTTTCCGCCAGGTCATGCCGCTTCGAAGCCAGGACCAGTTTTTGTTTGATGACCTGAGGGTCGGTGGGGTTGGTGTGCTGCTGCAGAGCCCAGATGATGTCCGCGTTCAGGCGTTTTTCATCGATGGGTTTTTGCAGGAGGCGGCTGGCACCGAGTTCGCTCAGGAACGGGATTTCACGCTCTTCGATGGATTCATTGATGACGAGCAAAGGGATATTCAGGCCCAGTCGGTTCCTTAGCTTATAAAGGAAGACCGGACCGGGGATATTCGGCAGTTTCCACTCGCAGATGAGGAGATCCACCTTTTTATTGAGCCTCAACCATTTCAGTGCGGCAATCGGATCTCTTTGACAGATCACCTCGCCGAAACCCAGGTTTTGCAGGGTCTGCTTCATGACTTCCAGCGACCCCTCGTTCGGATCCACGACAAGACAGGTGCGAAAACCAAAGTGTTCGGCCAGCACCACCTCAGGCTCGTCGGGCAATTCGTCGCTTTCGAAGAATTCCTGGCAAAGGGCCCGGACGCGATCGTTGCGGTCAGGGCCTGTGAGCTTCACCTGATGAAGAATCACGCGGCCGGTATCGAGCTCGCCCATCTGAAGGAGAGCATGGGCCAGTGAGAGCATGTAATCCGGATGCCCGGGGTAAACCTGCAGGAGCCCTGTGAAGAGCGAGCGCAGGTCACCGAATTCTCTGGCTTCCTGCAGGTATTCCTGCAGATAGCTGGCGGCGACTTTAATAAAATCAAATTCATGGACCGTGAGGCGTTCCAGAAGCTTCTTCAATTCCGGATAGCAGGCTTCGCGAGTCATGGCGAATTTGTGGCAGGACATGGCGCCCATGGCAAAGGCCTTGGGTAAAAGCTCCTGATCCTCATCGCGCAAAACCGAAACCTTCACATGACGCAGCACCGGCTGCTTGTTGATGGCCTCCAAAAGCTGCAGAATCGAGCAGTCATTGGCGTCCTGAAGCGGGCCTATGATCCAGCCGACTTCCTCGGCTTCCATCATTTCGAGGCAGGTTTTGATATCACTGACCACCACGACATTGCCGAAGCCAAGCTCCTTCAGCACGGAAGAAAGCAACTGACGCTGGGAACTACTTGCCGAGATGGCGAGGCAGCGCATTGTTTTTTCTTCAAAGCGGTTAGGCAACGTGGTTCTTCCTCTCCAAAAGGCGTTTGACCGTTTCCAAAAGGGTTTCCGGCTGAACCGGCTTCACAAGCCAGGAGTCGATCGCCAGTTTTTTGCCCTCGGCTATGAGCGCGGGCTGGGAATAAGCGGTCATGACCACGATGCGGGAGGATTCCGCCAGACGCATGCGGCGCAGGGTTTTAACAAATTGCAGCCCATTTAATTTTGGCATTTTCAAATCGGTGATGATGAGGCGAACGTCCGGGTTGGCCAGCACCTTCTGCACGGCCTCCTCCCCATTCAGGGCCTGAATCACCCGATATCCTGCCTGATGCAGAACCTCACTTACGATCGTGCGCAACTCTTCTTCATCGTCAGCCATCAATATCTTGGGCCCCAGCTCCATCCCCGGGCGTGATTCGTGGGCTATGCGCGCACCAGGGCTTTCGGTGATTTCAGGCTCCAGCCATGAGGCTTCGATCTTGCCTTCTTCGAGCAGGAGTTTAAGTTTATCCACAGCGAGTTGGCGACCGGCTTTGGCTGCCATCTGCCAATACTGCGCAGCTTTGCGATAGTCCTGCTCGCGTTCTATGCCGATTTCATAGAGAAAAGCCAGGGAGCACTGGGCTTCTGTGTCTCCTGCGGCGGCTTTGGTTTCAAGATCGGCCTCGGCCATTCCAAGTCCCTTCGGTTAATAGGTCTTTTCGATCATACTATCGGCACGTTAGGCCAGGACTTAATGGGAGTTAATGCGGATCCACGAAACCCAGTCTTGGTAAGGCCTGCAAAGAAAAGGAAAATCCTGAGTTAAGCGCCTGGTTTGTCAGGATGAAAGGGTTGGAACTCGGCATCGGAATCCTGTAGAACAGAAAAGGTGATTGCAAGAATGAGGGTTTTTTATATGGCAAACCAGCAGCACATGCTGTCGCGACTCAAGGATCTTTCACAAATACCCTATATTGTGACGCTCGATGATGACCCGGTCATGGCGAGAATCATTGAAGAAACCTTGGGACTGAAAAATTTTGCCTTTACCCAAAGTGAGCAGCTCCTGGAGTGCGCCGGTGAGATGTCGCCGGTTGGTGCCTTTGTGGATATTCATCTGAAAGGCGAATGCGGCCTGGACATCGTCCCACGTCTGAGGGCCCTTTGGCCGACGACGGCGATCATCGTCATCAGCGGCGATGAATCGGACGCGAGCATCAGCCAGGCTCTGGCTTCAGGGGCCGACGATTTCGTGCGGAAACCGATCTCGCCAGCGGAGGTGGTCGCACGACTCAGGGTTCGCATCGAAGACCTGAACGATAAAAACCGCATGAACCTTCTGAAATTCGGTGACCTGAAAGTCGATTTGAAACACAAGACCATCAGCGGCGGTAAAAGCCAGCTCATTCTTTCCGCGCGGGAAATAGATCTGCTCGCGGAACTCATTCGCGCGCACGGCACCATCGTGCCGAAGGACGTCCTGAAGCGTGAACTCTGGGGTTCCCTTGCCGTCAGTGACAATGCCCTGGATCGTAAGATTTTCGAAGTGCGCCGCGCTTTGCGCGAAGTCAGCGACAATGTCGAACTCCACTCCATCTATGGGATCGGCATGGTTTTGCGCATGCGCAATCAGGAAGCTGAGCGTACGCTTTTGAATGATTTCGACGCCAAACTGAAATCGACCCGCAAAGCTAAGACGACCAGCTACTGAGCTGGTCTTTCCCACCACTAGGGAATTCCACCGAAAATCTCTACCAAGCGGTAGGATTCGACAACTTATCTTATCCTCATTTCCAGCCCTTTATCGTGGACACGACCACGCGGCTTGCCTAAAACTTTAAGCTGATCATTCCAATATAGGGCAGGGTGCGTCCAGCCCCATTCGCAGAGGAGACGTTCATGAGATCGAGTGAGACTCCCTGGAAGTTCGTGCTGGTCGGTGGCGACCGGACAACCGCCGCCGATTACATGTCTGCGGCCGCCCTTGAGGGCCATCATCTGGATTACTTTGCATCCATGCACGAGATTGGGTATCTCGGGCGTTTTCGCGAGTATGATGCCGCGATCGTGCATGGCGACATGCATCCCTTGTCAGGTCTTGAATTGGCTGAATATCTGGAGAAACTTTTCCAATCGCTGCCCATGATACTTCTGACGTCCACGGACGATCAGGATACGGATGGCCTGCTGGTGCCGGCGAGTGTCGCCGACTGTTATCCCGCTTCGGAAGAGGCCCGTCGGGTTCTGGGACGGGCCGTCGAGATCCTGCAGCAGCCGCGGAAACGCTTCACCCGCATGTCGATGGCGCTTGAGCCGGGTTGATAATTTTTCCTCACAAAGATCCATGAAAAAGGGCTCGGGAACAAATCCCGGGCCCTTTGCATGGATGCATTGCGTCAATGAACGAAAGATGACAGGCCCCGGAAAAGCCCTTAGCTCCGGCGGCGCATGCCAACCAATTGCTTGGTTTTGGCGGCGACCTGGCTGCCAGCGAGTTTAACGTGAGCTTCAACAATCGCGTCGGTTCCGCTATGCAGAAGGAGTTGATAGCCCAGGGCGGAGAGCGGACCCAGGAATACGTCACCGATTTCGACGGAGACAGGCGATTTCAAGCGGAAAACGCTATACGTCCCATCGATGACACGCACGGCGACCATATCCTGATTTTTTAAGATGACGCGACCTTCCATAGTCTCCTCACGGCTGGGAACGCCGGGGGCGTCCAGTTTCCACTTAGTGTGATGTGATCATGATGGTGCCATATTAGGGTGGAAAACCACCCAGGACAAGTCCGTTCTGAAAACCTTCCTGCTAAATATGATTGTCCATCGCTACAAGTTCCGGCAGTTCCGTAAAGAGCAGCGCAGCGCGCACAACTTTACCAGGGTTTAACCTTCGGACTGCTTCGGCATAGAGAGCGAGCTGCTGATCATATTTTTTCTCGGCAATCAAAGGCTCAAAGTTCTGACCAGGGCGTATGTCCGCTATGGTCTTGTAGTCGACAATCAAAAGAGAGCCATCCGGTTTTGTCAGAAGAAGATCGATGACACCACGTACCAGTTGTCGATCTTTGACGAAGGCGACGGGCATCTCTGCACAGGTTTGTACGGAATCTGCGATCAGCGCCTTCCAGAGTGACGACTGCAAAATCTTTTCCAACTTGGACTGAGCCATTCCCAATGCCGCTTTATATTCCGTAAAAGGATGCGCGCCTCTTAAGCTCATCCAGATGTCTTCAGCATCAAAGTGTAGGCGCTTCAGCTCAGCTTCGAGCCCCATATGAACGAAGCTGCCGAAACTCGTAGCGAACGGATGAGCCTCACGATGCGAATGCTTGCCACTTTCCTGCAGGAGCCGCGCCGGCGCCAGTGTGCGTATTTCATCGCGGCCCCGTCCACGCTGCGCGGGCAGCGTCCAGAAATTCTGAATGCCCCGCTCCTCGGCACGAACGAGCGGCGTATCAGGTGAAAGGCACCCTTCATACATCAGCTCCAAAACCTCATGGTGGCAGCGGCTTTTCACAGCGGCTCCGAGCGCTTCGGCGGCGCGATGGATCAGGCTATGGAAACTATGATCGTCGGGCTTTTGCGCACGCCTTTGATGGCCCGATACGACCAGACAGTACTGGGCCCTGGTTAATGCCACATAAAGGAGGCGCAAATTCTCGGCCGTTGATTCCTGCAGCAGCTGATGATGGATGCCGTCCATGTGGGTATCGTCCGTCGGCTGATCGGTTTTGCGCCCGACATAGAACACGCCCGTGCCGCAGCTGTGGTCTTTCACCTTCGCCCAGTAAGGATCCGTGCGGTCCCACTCTTCACCCGTGCCGACTAGCATAACAAGCGGGAATTCAAGGCCTTTTGACTTGTGAATGGTCATGAGCTGAACGGCATCGCTCGACACTTCGGCCAGACCGATGGCCTTCTCGGCGGCAAGCTGATCCAAACGATCCAGCAGGGGATACCAATCATAAATTCCGGCGCTCTCCATTTCAAAGAGCAGCTCGGCAAAGCGCGCGCCGTTGGCCTGAGCCAGAGCGCCCTCTTCCTCACCAAAGGCCGCGGCATAACGCTGCGGAAATTCGATGGCCTGCATCCAATCCTGTAGGAAAAGAGCCGGCCTTTGAATCTGGCGTCGTGCCTGGGCTTCCAGCAGCCGACCGGCCATCGTCTGTCCGCGTTCCATGAGCCACTCAAGCAGCATCTGGTGGCGCTCGACACGACTTTCATCCTTGTGAGACGGAATCCGATGCAGCCCTTCAAGCAGGAGGGTATCGGGAATGGCAAGAAGAGGACTCTTGAGCAGTTCAATGAGGCTCAGGGTATCCGAGGGATTGGCCATGTAACGACAGAGAGCCACAAGATCGCGAATTTCGAGCCTTTCAAAAAAGCTCTGGCCTTCCTCCATGCGCACAGCAAATCCAGCTGAACGTAGAGCCTCGGCATAGACCCTGGCCTGGGTCGAAGCGCGGTAAAGCACAGCGCAATCACGCGCCTCCAGGCTGCGCAGGCCTTTCAATTTTTTATCGAAGATCATTTTCGGACGCGGCCCGTGAATCCATTCCGCCAGCTGCTCGGCAAGAAACTGCGCTTCAGCCTGAACCGGCTCCTCGCAGCTTTCACTTTTGGTGAAGAGCGGGACGACGGTGACGCTCGCCGGCCCAGGGACCACGACGTTCCCGCTTTTGGGATCCACGGCCGTCCGGTGTTCGGGGAAATCACGCATGCGATCGCAGAAGACGCGATTGACCAGGTCCAAAAGAAGAGGACTCGTGCGGTAACTCACGCTCAGGTTGATAGCGCCAGCGGAACGCTGACTCAGATGATGAGCCGCTTCATCCAGAATCAACGCTTCGGCTTCGCGAAATCCATAAATCGACTGCTTGGCATCACCGACGATGAACACAGATGGAGGAAGATGATCCTTGGCTTCCAGGCCTTTGCCCGCCAGCATTTCGGTCGCCATGGCACGAAACACTGTCCATTGGAGAATACTGGTGTCTTGAAATTCATCCAGCAAAAGATGATGAATGCTGCGATGCAGAAGGAAGCGAATCCCCGCGGCTTCCGCCTCACTGAAGAGGTGATAACCGCCCTTGATCAGATCGGTGAAGGCCAGACTGCGTGTTTGCTCTTTCCCACGTCGCCTTTCGGCGTCAAAGAGTTGATAGATTTGAAAGAGCAGCGAGCCGCGCGCATTGAGCAGATTTTTTTTCTGTTCGGCGAGAAATTCCAGCGCAGCGCGATCCACCGTTTCGATGGCATGGGCGAGCATTTCCTTTTTCTTGCCGCGGAAGGTACCGCCGTGTACCGTTCCATCGCCTTTCAAAATGCGCAATTCCTGAAGTTGCGTCAGATCATGAGACGCGATGGCGGCCAAAGCCTGGCTCATGCGATCCGGGGGCAGCTGCCAGGCGATTTCCTGCAAAGCGCCCTGAACGGTCGCCAGAAAGTTCGACTGCAGAACCTCGGGAAGCGGATGCTGCAGATAAACGGAGTTCGCCTGCTTTTCCACCAGCCATAAAAACGATTCGTGCCGACTCAGTTCTTTGATGCGGTTGTGCACGTCGAGCAGATGAAAATCTTCACAGAGGTGGGCGCCCCATTCCTGCAAGAGACCCTGCTTCTGCGCCTCTTTCATAAGGGATGACCAGGCCTTGCTCAGAAGGCGCTCTTCGCCTCGCTGGCTCAAAAGATCAAAGCCGGTGGGAATGCGCAGGCTCCCGCCCGCTGACGCTTCGAAAGGAAATTTGCGAATCCACTCCAGAAAGATCGAGTCGATGGTCGCAATGCGCAGCGACTGGGTGTTCGCCAGGATCAGACGCGCAGCGGCCTCGGCGCCGCGAGGGGGCGGCAGCTTGCGGCCGGGTTCGGCGCGATCCATGTCCTTATGAAACGCAAAAAGGTCCTTCTCGAAACTCTCCCGCAAAGCATCATCCATCAGGAGCTGCGCAGCGCTATCGAGGATCCGTTCCCGCATTTCCGCGGCGGCTTTCCTGGTAAAGGTCACGGTCAGAATCGAACCCGGATGCGCGCCCGCGGCGACCAGCTGCAGAAAGCGTCGCGAGAGCTGCCAGGTCTTGCCACTGCCTGCCGAGGCCCTGACGACGAAACTGCGATAAGGATTTTGCGGATTATCCTGCAGATTACTCGGCCCCATCGTGGTCCTTCTCCTGTCCCTTTAGCCTTTGCGCCCAAGTATTCTGTTCCTGGATCCGGCGCCTCATGCGGGGATCTTCCTTGCGACAGATGCCATCATAGGGGCAAAGGTCGCAGGCACTGGGATCAGCAAAGAAACGTTCGCGACGGCGAATCTCGTTCTCGCGCCAAAGCCAGTTGGTTTTGATGCCGTCCTTCAGCGCTTCGATATCCGGCGTCTGCCGGGACGCCAGCATGCGCCCGATGCTGTGTTCACGCGCAGCCTTGTTGATGCCGTGCGATTTCCATTCGCCTTCATAGATATTCCAGTAACCGAGCAGCAGCGGCTGCTCGTTCAGGGTCGGATCGAAACAGGACAGGGCCAGGGCATACATGGCGAGCTGGGGCGCAAGGCCGCGCTCGGAAGCGGCGATGGCCGGAGTTTTGCGCCTTTTGTAATCGGTGATGACGTGGATATCATCATAGCGATCCCAGGCATCGATGCGGCCGATGAGAAGACGCCAGCGATCGCCGAGTTGAATTTTGACTTCACGATTGGTGCCGGGACCAAAACCGATCTCCCGCCGATTCTCGCGACGCTTGTTCGCTTTGTCGGCGCCGAGCAGCTGCATATGGGCGATGAATTGCGGCCAGGAATGCTGCTCCAGGTGACGTTTGATGGGACTGTCTTTCAATTCACGCGGCGACAAAAGTTCGGTGAGCGTCACGAGACGCTGCAGAGCGGATTCGGCAAAACCTTCGCCGGTCTCATTCCACGGCGGCAGAAGGCGTTTGCCTTCATAAACGCCGCTGAAGAAACTTTCCAGCACGGCATGCAGCCAAACCCCTTCACGCCGCGCGTCCCCATCCCAGGGGGGCGGACGGAAGTCCTGAACATGAAGGTGATGAAGCAAGAAAGAATAGGGGCAGCGGATCAATTTTTCCAGTCGGCTGGCGCTCATGCTCGACCAGATCTCTTCAAAGTCGATCGGGATCTGACCTTCCAGCTCATCCGGCAGACGCGCGACATCCGCTGCGTCCACGGCAAAGGCCTCGGTCCAAAGGGGAAGATCCTCTTCCTCAAGCCGATGCTGCACCATAAGGCCTTCGG is from Oligoflexus sp. and encodes:
- a CDS encoding response regulator, translating into MAEADLETKAAAGDTEAQCSLAFLYEIGIEREQDYRKAAQYWQMAAKAGRQLAVDKLKLLLEEGKIEASWLEPEITESPGARIAHESRPGMELGPKILMADDEEELRTIVSEVLHQAGYRVIQALNGEEAVQKVLANPDVRLIITDLKMPKLNGLQFVKTLRRMRLAESSRIVVMTAYSQPALIAEGKKLAIDSWLVKPVQPETLLETVKRLLERKNHVA
- a CDS encoding response regulator transcription factor — its product is MANQQHMLSRLKDLSQIPYIVTLDDDPVMARIIEETLGLKNFAFTQSEQLLECAGEMSPVGAFVDIHLKGECGLDIVPRLRALWPTTAIIVISGDESDASISQALASGADDFVRKPISPAEVVARLRVRIEDLNDKNRMNLLKFGDLKVDLKHKTISGGKSQLILSAREIDLLAELIRAHGTIVPKDVLKRELWGSLAVSDNALDRKIFEVRRALREVSDNVELHSIYGIGMVLRMRNQEAERTLLNDFDAKLKSTRKAKTTSY
- a CDS encoding response regulator, giving the protein MRSSETPWKFVLVGGDRTTAADYMSAAALEGHHLDYFASMHEIGYLGRFREYDAAIVHGDMHPLSGLELAEYLEKLFQSLPMILLTSTDDQDTDGLLVPASVADCYPASEEARRVLGRAVEILQQPRKRFTRMSMALEPG
- a CDS encoding response regulator, which translates into the protein MRCLAISASSSQRQLLSSVLKELGFGNVVVVSDIKTCLEMMEAEEVGWIIGPLQDANDCSILQLLEAINKQPVLRHVKVSVLRDEDQELLPKAFAMGAMSCHKFAMTREACYPELKKLLERLTVHEFDFIKVAASYLQEYLQEAREFGDLRSLFTGLLQVYPGHPDYMLSLAHALLQMGELDTGRVILHQVKLTGPDRNDRVRALCQEFFESDELPDEPEVVLAEHFGFRTCLVVDPNEGSLEVMKQTLQNLGFGEVICQRDPIAALKWLRLNKKVDLLICEWKLPNIPGPVFLYKLRNRLGLNIPLLVINESIEEREIPFLSELGASRLLQKPIDEKRLNADIIWALQQHTNPTDPQVIKQKLVLASKRHDLAETKKLKALYFNLPALMDAEKQLMEAHIAFDSGCFLHAKKYALEAMRLGGSSREAMEILGKSLMKLRDFDAAVRCLANVSFISPLNVSHLCSLAECHLEQGNDQAFDQVMNKAQAMDDESTEVLETAAKGAIKQGHTDTARKLLSRLKSYKEVMAFMNNRAVSLIRVGNFQEGVDLYKKTLESLPENQQEMKALIHYNLGLGLARSNRLEDALQALSEAERSQNQQRMNKAKSLKTRIVAAINSGEPIALKSEPQISEKAEQDRMDEIKKMEASLAAAEKISRSDYCLINIYRTALGEDRAQEFLSKKLNFTPRGKLVKDYHRGLVLEDSTKDAS
- a CDS encoding UvrD-helicase domain-containing protein; amino-acid sequence: MGPSNLQDNPQNPYRSFVVRASAGSGKTWQLSRRFLQLVAAGAHPGSILTVTFTRKAAAEMRERILDSAAQLLMDDALRESFEKDLFAFHKDMDRAEPGRKLPPPRGAEAAARLILANTQSLRIATIDSIFLEWIRKFPFEASAGGSLRIPTGFDLLSQRGEERLLSKAWSSLMKEAQKQGLLQEWGAHLCEDFHLLDVHNRIKELSRHESFLWLVEKQANSVYLQHPLPEVLQSNFLATVQGALQEIAWQLPPDRMSQALAAIASHDLTQLQELRILKGDGTVHGGTFRGKKKEMLAHAIETVDRAALEFLAEQKKNLLNARGSLLFQIYQLFDAERRRGKEQTRSLAFTDLIKGGYHLFSEAEAAGIRFLLHRSIHHLLLDEFQDTSILQWTVFRAMATEMLAGKGLEAKDHLPPSVFIVGDAKQSIYGFREAEALILDEAAHHLSQRSAGAINLSVSYRTSPLLLDLVNRVFCDRMRDFPEHRTAVDPKSGNVVVPGPASVTVVPLFTKSESCEEPVQAEAQFLAEQLAEWIHGPRPKMIFDKKLKGLRSLEARDCAVLYRASTQARVYAEALRSAGFAVRMEEGQSFFERLEIRDLVALCRYMANPSDTLSLIELLKSPLLAIPDTLLLEGLHRIPSHKDESRVERHQMLLEWLMERGQTMAGRLLEAQARRQIQRPALFLQDWMQAIEFPQRYAAAFGEEEGALAQANGARFAELLFEMESAGIYDWYPLLDRLDQLAAEKAIGLAEVSSDAVQLMTIHKSKGLEFPLVMLVGTGEEWDRTDPYWAKVKDHSCGTGVFYVGRKTDQPTDDTHMDGIHHQLLQESTAENLRLLYVALTRAQYCLVVSGHQRRAQKPDDHSFHSLIHRAAEALGAAVKSRCHHEVLELMYEGCLSPDTPLVRAEERGIQNFWTLPAQRGRGRDEIRTLAPARLLQESGKHSHREAHPFATSFGSFVHMGLEAELKRLHFDAEDIWMSLRGAHPFTEYKAALGMAQSKLEKILQSSLWKALIADSVQTCAEMPVAFVKDRQLVRGVIDLLLTKPDGSLLIVDYKTIADIRPGQNFEPLIAEKKYDQQLALYAEAVRRLNPGKVVRAALLFTELPELVAMDNHI